The proteins below are encoded in one region of Arenibacter algicola:
- a CDS encoding glycoside hydrolase family 28 protein, with the protein MITRQLFSIGIFLFFLISGLTLNSCKEAPKKQSEVVDVFAAADRIVNDIVVPEFPDRNYSIMDFGAVPDGTTDNTQAIKLAIESCHTAGGGKVIVPSGRFLTGPIHLKSNVNLHLEEGAVVLFSKDSKAYLPVVHTSYEGVELMNYSPLIYAYKQKNIAVTGKGIFDGQADKANWWPWCGAERYGYIDGEPQQKDDHNLPRLRKMNEEATPVVDRLFGEGYQLRPSFFEPFECENILVKGVTFTNAPFWVMHPIKSNNITIDGVTVKSHGPNNDGCDPEYSKNVRIANCVFDTGDDCIAIKSGRNDEGRRVNIPSENIVVENCEMKDGHGGVVIGSEISAGVRNVYVRNCNMDSPNLDRAIRIKTNTLRGGFVENVFVKNIKVGQVKEAVLKINTYYAIYANQEGDFIPSIKNIHLEDVEVENGGEYGILIKGRVESPVENVTLTNVHIKGAKTPLSVENSQPIIFKNTTINGVDY; encoded by the coding sequence ATGATAACCAGACAACTATTTTCCATAGGTATATTTCTCTTTTTTCTAATTTCAGGTCTTACCCTTAACTCTTGCAAGGAAGCACCAAAAAAGCAATCGGAGGTTGTTGATGTATTTGCAGCGGCCGATAGGATTGTCAACGATATTGTTGTGCCGGAATTTCCCGACAGGAATTATAGTATTATGGATTTTGGAGCAGTACCCGATGGTACTACCGATAATACCCAAGCCATTAAACTGGCCATTGAAAGTTGCCACACCGCGGGTGGCGGCAAGGTAATTGTTCCTTCAGGCCGTTTCTTGACCGGACCCATACATTTAAAGAGTAATGTTAACCTGCATTTGGAGGAAGGGGCCGTGGTTTTGTTTTCCAAAGATTCCAAAGCCTATTTGCCAGTGGTGCATACTTCTTATGAAGGGGTGGAGCTCATGAATTACTCTCCACTTATTTATGCCTACAAGCAAAAGAATATTGCAGTAACCGGGAAGGGTATTTTTGATGGTCAAGCGGATAAAGCAAATTGGTGGCCATGGTGTGGCGCGGAGAGATATGGTTATATTGATGGTGAACCTCAACAAAAGGATGACCATAACTTGCCCAGGTTACGTAAGATGAATGAAGAGGCTACACCGGTTGTAGACCGTTTGTTTGGGGAAGGTTACCAATTGCGTCCAAGCTTTTTTGAACCTTTCGAGTGTGAAAATATTCTGGTTAAAGGGGTAACTTTTACCAATGCTCCTTTTTGGGTGATGCACCCTATTAAATCAAACAATATTACCATTGATGGGGTAACGGTAAAAAGTCATGGGCCCAATAATGATGGATGCGATCCTGAGTATTCCAAAAACGTTCGTATCGCCAATTGTGTTTTTGATACCGGAGACGATTGTATTGCCATTAAGTCTGGGAGAAATGATGAAGGAAGAAGGGTTAATATACCGAGTGAAAATATTGTTGTAGAGAACTGCGAAATGAAGGATGGTCACGGTGGTGTTGTTATTGGAAGTGAAATTTCTGCTGGAGTAAGGAATGTTTATGTTAGAAACTGTAATATGGATAGCCCCAATCTGGATAGGGCCATTCGCATAAAGACCAATACGCTGAGAGGGGGTTTTGTAGAAAATGTTTTTGTGAAAAATATTAAGGTCGGACAAGTAAAGGAGGCGGTGCTCAAAATTAATACCTACTACGCCATTTATGCCAATCAGGAAGGCGATTTTATTCCTTCGATCAAAAATATCCATTTAGAGGATGTTGAGGTGGAAAATGGTGGGGAATATGGAATTTTAATTAAAGGAAGGGTGGAGAGCCCGGTTGAAAATGTTACCCTGACCAATGTTCATATAAAAGGAGCCAAAACGCCGCTATCAGTTGAAAATTCACAACCCATTATCTTTAAGAATACCACTATTAACGGAGTTGACTATTAA
- a CDS encoding helix-turn-helix transcriptional regulator: protein MLSLTFIVVFVFCAAIAAASILVGHQFITTYNTEFNRNYFYYLVTFYSFAFYGIWAPIIMRVILTSIEVDAYSVKTVTNFLPVLGVPFLLISWYMLVKMGFSLVGEKSKVKAFRNYAYFLAIVIAVVTVIYFLVDPIPAFILEHAIKTEMAIFLGLELGYMLIFAGIVRHFLKSQKQSNKKIVIRFGFLMLLALALRVAVLPFAFTNPWVVALLILVYFISNFIPLFYLKLNSQFVFTPLSAQNPKQDKKEYIYRKFEISKREKEIIEQICLGKTNQQIADELFISLQTVKDHTHRIYSKIGINNRMKLMQMVNG from the coding sequence TTGCTGAGTTTAACCTTCATAGTAGTATTTGTTTTTTGTGCCGCCATTGCAGCGGCAAGTATATTGGTGGGCCACCAATTCATTACCACTTACAATACCGAATTTAATCGCAACTACTTTTATTATTTGGTCACATTTTATTCATTTGCCTTTTATGGTATTTGGGCACCGATCATAATGCGGGTTATACTCACTTCAATTGAGGTTGATGCTTATTCCGTGAAAACGGTAACCAATTTTTTACCTGTTCTTGGTGTACCCTTTTTGCTTATTTCCTGGTACATGTTGGTTAAAATGGGGTTTTCCCTGGTTGGCGAGAAATCAAAGGTTAAAGCGTTTCGTAACTATGCCTATTTTTTGGCCATTGTAATCGCTGTAGTTACAGTAATATACTTTTTAGTGGATCCCATTCCAGCTTTTATATTAGAACATGCCATTAAAACTGAAATGGCCATATTCCTTGGTTTGGAACTAGGCTATATGCTCATATTCGCTGGCATTGTCCGGCACTTTTTAAAAAGTCAAAAACAATCCAATAAAAAAATAGTTATCCGTTTTGGTTTCTTGATGCTTTTGGCACTCGCATTAAGAGTGGCGGTATTGCCCTTTGCCTTTACTAATCCCTGGGTAGTTGCCCTATTGATATTAGTGTATTTTATTTCAAATTTTATCCCCTTGTTCTATCTGAAGCTCAATTCCCAATTCGTTTTTACCCCTTTGAGTGCCCAAAACCCGAAACAAGATAAAAAAGAATATATATACCGTAAATTTGAAATCTCGAAGCGTGAAAAGGAGATTATTGAGCAAATCTGCTTAGGCAAGACCAACCAACAAATTGCTGACGAACTGTTCATAAGCCTTCAGACAGTAAAGGACCATACGCACAGGATTTATAGTAAAATAGGTATTAATAATCGCATGAAGTTGATGCAAATGGTCAATGGGTAG
- a CDS encoding DUF4861 family protein has translation MKKITILCLAFLALMACKEKASKNDINTDVEENAVHFAGKPLKTYAEISIKEGGEWNGRKYVGGDSFKNVQELQVPKNHTDHSFFIRYEGPGWENNQVGYRLYLDWRNAIDIYGKKVDSLVLPYVGQDGFDSYHEPAAWGQDILKAGKSMGIGGYGRLVNDTVAHFRKVDNTYARIENSENSSSVHIDYEGWDTGDERIDLDVVLTIYQEDRFTKATLTPSKDISGICTGIVKFDDIPLIKKDGVKWAYIATYGTQTLATETDKLGMAVFYKIDEVVEQKEGVNDHLIVFKPTTEKIAYYFLGAWDQEPNGIKDQASFILDLDKKLEKLNTTNLLN, from the coding sequence ATGAAAAAAATTACAATTTTATGTCTCGCCTTTTTGGCATTGATGGCTTGTAAAGAGAAAGCATCCAAAAACGACATCAATACTGATGTAGAGGAAAATGCCGTGCATTTTGCCGGTAAACCGCTTAAAACCTATGCTGAAATATCCATAAAGGAAGGCGGGGAATGGAACGGAAGAAAATATGTGGGCGGGGATAGCTTTAAGAATGTACAGGAACTTCAAGTTCCAAAAAATCATACAGACCATTCTTTTTTTATCCGCTATGAGGGACCGGGATGGGAAAACAATCAAGTTGGTTACAGGTTGTATTTGGACTGGAGAAACGCCATAGATATCTATGGCAAGAAAGTAGATTCTTTGGTGTTGCCCTATGTTGGCCAAGATGGTTTTGACTCCTATCATGAACCCGCCGCCTGGGGGCAGGATATTTTAAAGGCGGGAAAATCTATGGGAATAGGGGGTTACGGCAGATTGGTAAACGATACGGTTGCCCATTTTAGAAAGGTAGATAACACCTATGCCAGAATTGAAAACTCGGAAAATAGCTCCTCTGTACATATTGATTATGAGGGGTGGGATACCGGCGATGAGCGCATAGATTTGGATGTGGTATTGACCATTTATCAGGAAGACAGGTTTACCAAAGCAACATTGACGCCCTCCAAGGATATTTCCGGTATATGTACGGGAATAGTAAAATTCGATGATATACCTTTAATTAAAAAGGATGGGGTAAAATGGGCGTATATTGCAACTTATGGCACCCAAACTTTGGCCACAGAAACCGATAAATTGGGTATGGCTGTTTTTTATAAAATCGATGAGGTGGTGGAGCAAAAGGAAGGGGTCAATGACCACCTTATAGTTTTTAAACCGACCACGGAAAAAATTGCTTACTACTTTCTCGGAGCATGGGATCAGGAACCCAATGGGATAAAGGACCAGGCTTCGTTTATTTTGGATTTGGATAAAAAACTGGAAAAACTAAATACAACCAACTTGTTAAACTGA
- a CDS encoding site-specific integrase produces MITLKIVLKKKLLSDGTYPVCLRVTKERQCRHYKTPFNAKLDEWIDSTGSFNKRNPNHVQFNRLLVKFKERAYQIITDLEIENPDYSIQEFDSRYRVTFNPVSNDVFAFFDEIIQEMTFAGRIGNAKSYKDAKTSVQIFHKMKKLNFREVNPAFLSKYDAFLRSRGGTDGGVGVKMRAIRALFNKAIERGVIKESLYPFKTYKISNLRGKGFKRALDFEEIMRIINLDLSDHPHLIDCKNYFVFSFYTRGMNFADMMCLEWKDVEANVIYYTRAKTKGNFSIAIMPPVRKILDYYRVHGYGNKYVFPLLFREDYTPTQLADRKHKMLGIYNKELKEIAKLCNITKNVSSYVARHSFANCLKQKGVATDVISESLGHQNLAVTQAYLKELDTEIVDKALEVLL; encoded by the coding sequence ATGATTACACTTAAAATCGTTCTCAAGAAAAAATTGTTATCGGATGGTACCTATCCCGTCTGTTTGCGCGTAACAAAAGAAAGGCAATGTAGGCACTACAAAACACCGTTCAATGCAAAATTGGATGAATGGATAGATTCAACAGGAAGTTTCAATAAAAGAAATCCTAACCATGTTCAATTCAACAGACTACTTGTTAAGTTCAAAGAAAGAGCTTACCAAATTATAACTGATTTAGAAATTGAAAATCCCGATTACAGTATACAGGAATTTGATTCTAGATATAGAGTTACATTTAATCCAGTAAGCAATGATGTTTTCGCTTTTTTTGATGAGATTATTCAGGAAATGACCTTTGCTGGACGCATCGGCAATGCAAAATCCTACAAAGATGCCAAAACCTCGGTTCAAATTTTTCATAAAATGAAGAAGTTAAATTTTAGAGAGGTAAACCCCGCATTTTTAAGTAAATACGATGCCTTTCTTAGGTCCCGTGGTGGTACAGATGGTGGCGTTGGTGTAAAAATGAGGGCTATAAGGGCATTGTTTAACAAAGCCATAGAGCGGGGTGTAATAAAAGAAAGCTTATATCCCTTTAAAACCTATAAAATATCAAACTTAAGAGGTAAAGGCTTTAAACGTGCTTTGGATTTTGAAGAGATTATGCGCATCATCAATTTAGATTTGTCAGACCATCCGCACTTAATAGATTGTAAGAACTATTTTGTTTTTAGCTTCTATACCAGAGGAATGAATTTTGCCGATATGATGTGCTTGGAATGGAAAGATGTTGAGGCTAACGTCATCTATTACACTAGAGCGAAGACCAAAGGAAACTTCTCCATAGCCATTATGCCCCCAGTTCGGAAAATTTTGGACTATTATCGAGTTCACGGCTATGGCAACAAATACGTATTCCCCTTATTGTTTCGCGAAGACTATACCCCCACCCAACTTGCTGATAGGAAACATAAAATGCTCGGTATTTACAATAAGGAGCTCAAAGAGATCGCCAAACTATGTAATATCACGAAAAATGTCAGCAGTTATGTAGCCCGACATAGTTTTGCCAATTGCCTCAAGCAGAAAGGTGTGGCTACCGATGTCATTAGTGAATCCTTAGGGCATCAGAATTTAGCGGTTACACAAGCCTATCTAAAAGAACTGGATACTGAGATTGTGGATAAGGCGCTTGAGGTGTTGTTATAG
- a CDS encoding DUF975 family protein produces the protein MEIIKEERKPEATITGSYGYGWQQMWKHFLYLFLVLIIVGIAESPTSIVRDSDAENSPGMIILQILAAVYWLLVFSVVKYGGNLMYLRAIRNEKFEISEMFDGFKKNYINIILANLLTFAIIGLGFVLLIVPGIILACRLAFVSYLVMDKNMEPVAAIEKSWEMTKGHGWQIFGMGLLVIPIVIGGLICFIVGIVFSIIWISAAFASMYHAIDLEEMKELNDEFVDG, from the coding sequence ATGGAAATCATCAAAGAAGAAAGAAAACCTGAAGCAACTATTACTGGAAGTTACGGTTATGGTTGGCAGCAGATGTGGAAACATTTTTTGTATTTGTTTTTAGTGTTGATCATTGTAGGTATTGCCGAATCTCCCACTTCCATTGTTCGGGATTCCGATGCCGAGAATTCTCCTGGAATGATAATTTTACAGATTCTGGCAGCGGTTTATTGGTTGTTGGTTTTTTCCGTCGTGAAATACGGTGGCAATTTAATGTACTTACGTGCCATTCGTAATGAAAAATTCGAAATCAGTGAGATGTTCGATGGCTTTAAAAAGAATTACATCAATATCATCCTTGCCAATTTGCTCACCTTTGCGATTATAGGTTTAGGGTTTGTTTTGCTAATTGTACCCGGAATTATTCTGGCCTGTAGGTTAGCATTCGTTTCCTATCTGGTCATGGATAAAAATATGGAACCTGTTGCCGCCATTGAAAAAAGCTGGGAAATGACCAAAGGACATGGTTGGCAAATTTTTGGAATGGGACTGCTTGTAATTCCTATAGTTATAGGTGGACTCATCTGTTTTATTGTGGGTATTGTATTTTCCATTATTTGGATTTCCGCTGCTTTTGCCTCAATGTACCATGCCATTGACCTTGAAGAAATGAAAGAATTGAATGATGAATTCGTTGATGGGTAA
- a CDS encoding outer membrane beta-barrel family protein, with protein sequence MKKISVQILIACSFLLYGPVAMAQVTIKGTVVEESSGQPIAYATVMVGDNETKKPLDGTTTMDDGSFSLETDATDYYIEVSFLGFRTKTFGPPPTQGKTIDLGKVALSEDAEQLQEVVVQGEVSRTEFKLDKRVFNVGKDLSTTGASALEVLNNVPSVNVNIEGRISLRGSQGVQILINGKPSIIASDEGNALGTITADMIEKIEVMTNPSAKYDAEGTSGIINIVLKKEERKGLNGSISVNTGAPDSHSVGVSLNRRTENFNLFTQLGVGLRDMPNDLETRNVDLINNTTILSNGTEYRNETYYNFVLGTDYHINDNNVLTLSGNFAMEMEDQPSNTSFVALDSNNAISSEWERTEVTDAKNPKFQYELQYKKDFENHEDHTLLFSGLGNFFGKDQSSEFLNTTISGDDNDSRQQTRTDFKEAIFTFKLDYTNPITDELTLETGAQYVMNDVSNDYEVNNFTNGAFVNDPGLTNIFEFEQKVLGLYGTGSYEGKKWGIKGGLRLEQTDQNTLLVTTSSANEQNYGNFFPSLHSSYKFSDKVSLQAGYSKRIYRPRMWDLNPFFNIRNNYSVRQGNPDLQPEFTDSYEITSIYILGPASINFGVYHRYTTDVIERITTFENNVSTTKPENIGTNRATGIEFNAKYSPAKWLTLNGDFNYNQFKRDGNFESTVFDFSNDQWTSKLMSKIKLPSDFDLEMTGNYQSSYQTVQSDVSDMLFMDMGLRKNIMKGKAVLNLSVRDLFASRVDESQIAQASYEVYNRRQRGTFVALGFSYGFGKGEAMQYSGQRRR encoded by the coding sequence ATGAAAAAAATTTCGGTACAAATCTTAATCGCATGTTCATTCCTGCTCTATGGCCCTGTTGCCATGGCGCAGGTGACTATAAAGGGAACAGTGGTGGAGGAATCCAGCGGACAGCCAATTGCCTATGCCACGGTAATGGTCGGCGATAACGAAACCAAGAAACCCCTTGATGGTACTACCACTATGGATGATGGCAGTTTTAGTTTGGAGACCGATGCGACCGACTACTATATAGAAGTAAGTTTTTTAGGTTTCAGGACCAAAACATTTGGTCCGCCACCAACACAGGGCAAAACTATAGATTTAGGGAAGGTTGCCCTTTCAGAGGATGCAGAACAATTACAGGAAGTAGTGGTACAGGGAGAAGTTTCACGTACCGAATTTAAATTGGACAAACGTGTATTCAACGTAGGCAAAGATCTTAGTACTACTGGTGCAAGTGCTTTGGAAGTTTTAAATAACGTACCTTCCGTTAACGTTAACATAGAGGGGCGTATTAGTCTTAGGGGGAGTCAGGGCGTGCAGATCCTCATCAACGGCAAGCCATCGATCATTGCCAGTGATGAAGGAAATGCCTTGGGTACCATTACAGCAGATATGATCGAAAAGATTGAGGTAATGACCAATCCTTCGGCCAAATATGATGCAGAAGGAACATCGGGCATTATCAATATTGTTTTGAAAAAGGAAGAACGAAAAGGACTCAATGGTTCCATTTCGGTAAATACCGGGGCTCCGGATAGCCATAGTGTAGGAGTAAGTCTAAACAGAAGAACAGAAAATTTCAACCTGTTCACCCAACTAGGGGTAGGTCTTAGGGATATGCCCAACGACCTGGAAACGCGTAACGTAGATCTAATAAACAACACTACCATTCTTAGCAACGGTACCGAGTATAGGAATGAAACCTACTATAATTTTGTCCTTGGAACAGACTATCATATTAATGACAATAACGTATTGACCCTCTCGGGAAACTTTGCCATGGAAATGGAGGACCAACCCTCCAACACCAGTTTTGTGGCCTTGGACTCCAACAATGCAATTAGTTCGGAATGGGAACGCACCGAAGTTACAGATGCGAAAAACCCAAAATTTCAGTACGAACTGCAATACAAAAAGGATTTTGAAAACCATGAGGACCATACCCTGCTCTTTAGTGGTTTGGGAAATTTCTTTGGGAAGGACCAATCCTCCGAATTCTTGAATACCACCATCTCGGGGGATGACAATGATTCTAGACAACAGACCAGAACCGATTTTAAAGAGGCTATATTTACATTTAAGCTGGATTATACCAATCCTATTACTGACGAATTGACCCTGGAAACAGGGGCGCAATATGTCATGAACGACGTAAGCAATGATTATGAGGTAAATAATTTCACCAACGGAGCCTTTGTAAACGACCCAGGTCTGACCAACATTTTTGAGTTCGAACAAAAGGTGTTAGGTCTTTACGGTACCGGTTCTTATGAAGGTAAAAAATGGGGCATTAAAGGAGGTCTTCGGTTGGAGCAGACAGATCAGAATACCTTGCTGGTTACTACAAGTTCGGCCAATGAACAAAACTATGGTAATTTTTTTCCCAGTCTTCACAGCTCCTATAAGTTTAGTGACAAGGTTTCCCTCCAAGCTGGTTACTCCAAGCGTATTTACCGACCAAGAATGTGGGATTTGAACCCCTTTTTCAATATCCGGAACAATTATAGCGTACGCCAGGGTAATCCCGACTTACAGCCCGAATTTACCGATTCCTATGAGATAACCAGTATATACATTTTAGGTCCTGCCAGTATAAATTTTGGTGTGTATCACCGCTATACCACAGACGTAATAGAACGTATTACCACCTTCGAAAACAACGTTAGCACCACTAAACCAGAGAATATTGGCACCAATAGGGCTACGGGAATAGAATTCAATGCAAAATATAGTCCTGCCAAATGGCTTACCCTGAACGGGGATTTTAATTATAATCAATTTAAAAGGGATGGCAACTTCGAGTCCACCGTTTTCGATTTTAGCAATGACCAATGGACTTCCAAATTAATGTCAAAAATTAAACTTCCATCGGATTTCGATTTGGAAATGACCGGTAACTATCAATCCAGTTACCAAACGGTACAAAGTGACGTTAGCGATATGCTTTTTATGGATATGGGACTACGAAAAAACATTATGAAAGGCAAGGCCGTACTCAATTTAAGCGTAAGGGACCTGTTCGCCTCAAGGGTGGACGAGAGCCAAATTGCCCAAGCCAGTTATGAGGTATACAATCGACGTCAACGGGGCACATTTGTGGCCCTTGGCTTTAGCTACGGCTTCGGTAAGGGAGAGGCCATGCAGTATTCTGGGCAACGCAGGAGGTAA
- a CDS encoding YegP family protein: MGKFEIKKDKSGQFRFNLKASNGQIILGSEAYTTKAACDNGIASVRNNSQEDGRYERNTAKDGSPYFNLKASNGQVIGKSEMYSSTTAMENGIASVKKNAAEATVEDNS, from the coding sequence ATGGGAAAATTTGAAATTAAGAAAGACAAATCCGGACAGTTTCGGTTTAATTTAAAGGCATCCAACGGACAGATCATTTTGGGAAGTGAGGCGTATACGACCAAAGCAGCTTGTGATAATGGGATAGCATCCGTAAGAAATAATTCGCAGGAAGATGGCAGATATGAGCGCAATACGGCCAAGGATGGCAGCCCTTACTTTAACCTTAAGGCTTCCAATGGTCAAGTCATCGGTAAGAGCGAAATGTATTCAAGTACTACTGCCATGGAAAATGGGATAGCTTCGGTGAAGAAAAATGCAGCTGAGGCAACAGTTGAAGATAACTCATGA
- a CDS encoding sensor histidine kinase, protein MKKAMISRKELFFQIVLHILVLLFYSFDKYNPGITFAQLVFFLVYTIFAAFITYFLMPRLLYRKKYWQFLGMVVLVLFGVIWAEELLEMVFYPGTKRANIVPGIYYAVFDVLPVIGILSGFKFAWDAISSQSEVEKLKMSAQENELQFLKSQINPHFLFNNLNNLYSYAIDNSPKTPTIILELSSVLRYMLYDCKEKYVPLSKEIEHLKNYTQLSELQIENRGTVDFKTDITGSGYRIAPLILTVFVENAFKHSTASQSEDILISVDIEVTEKGLLKFECTNSFRRETNTDDLSHGIGLENVKKRLGLIYPNAHSLSIEETETTYSVVLNIDLNKGSS, encoded by the coding sequence ATGAAAAAAGCCATGATTTCCCGGAAGGAACTTTTCTTTCAAATCGTGCTCCATATCCTGGTGCTGCTTTTCTATTCCTTTGATAAGTACAATCCGGGTATTACCTTCGCCCAACTGGTTTTCTTTTTGGTCTATACCATTTTTGCCGCTTTTATTACCTACTTTTTGATGCCAAGATTACTATATCGAAAAAAATATTGGCAGTTTTTAGGCATGGTCGTGTTGGTGTTGTTTGGGGTTATCTGGGCCGAGGAACTTTTGGAAATGGTTTTTTATCCAGGAACCAAAAGAGCAAATATTGTCCCTGGGATCTATTATGCCGTTTTCGATGTTTTGCCGGTAATTGGAATTTTGTCGGGATTTAAGTTTGCTTGGGACGCTATAAGCTCCCAAAGTGAAGTGGAAAAGTTAAAAATGTCGGCACAGGAAAATGAATTGCAATTTTTGAAATCTCAGATCAACCCCCATTTTTTGTTCAACAATTTGAACAATCTTTATTCATATGCCATTGATAATTCCCCAAAGACGCCTACCATTATTTTGGAACTTTCCTCGGTATTGAGGTATATGTTATACGATTGCAAGGAAAAGTATGTTCCCCTATCCAAGGAAATAGAACACTTGAAGAACTATACGCAATTAAGTGAATTACAAATTGAAAATAGGGGAACCGTAGATTTTAAAACGGATATTACAGGTTCCGGATACCGAATTGCACCATTAATATTGACCGTATTCGTGGAAAACGCCTTCAAACATAGTACCGCAAGCCAATCCGAAGATATATTGATTAGTGTAGATATCGAGGTAACCGAAAAGGGCCTATTAAAATTTGAATGTACCAATTCCTTTAGGCGTGAAACCAATACCGATGATCTTTCGCATGGGATCGGTCTAGAGAACGTAAAAAAGCGTTTAGGGTTGATTTATCCCAATGCCCATAGTCTATCTATTGAAGAAACGGAGACCACCTACTCCGTTGTATTAAACATTGATCTTAATAAAGGCAGTTCATGA
- a CDS encoding LytR/AlgR family response regulator transcription factor, whose protein sequence is MIRCIIIEDQPPAQRVLQKYIGEMKSLELKSTFADALKAMDYLKTEEVDLIFLDIHLPKISGMDFLRALNKKPHVILTTAFSEYALESYEYHVMDYLLKPFSFERFVMAVSKIPMPNLQRSSVENDVERKTLPEVIFIKSGYEHLKIAVADIFYIQSEADYTEIYTSEKKHLTSHSLRYWLQTLPSDQFAQVHKSYIVNTRQISKVSGKRIIFDKDTYVPIGRAFKEDFVERYLK, encoded by the coding sequence ATGATTCGCTGTATCATTATAGAGGACCAACCGCCGGCACAACGGGTACTTCAAAAGTATATTGGTGAAATGAAGAGTTTGGAGCTCAAATCTACTTTTGCAGATGCCCTCAAGGCCATGGATTATCTAAAAACCGAAGAGGTAGACCTGATTTTTTTGGATATCCATTTGCCCAAGATTTCGGGAATGGATTTTTTAAGGGCATTGAACAAAAAACCTCATGTAATACTAACAACTGCCTTTTCTGAATACGCACTGGAGAGTTATGAATATCATGTGATGGATTATCTGTTGAAGCCGTTTTCCTTTGAGCGATTTGTAATGGCCGTTTCGAAAATCCCGATGCCCAATCTACAAAGATCGTCTGTGGAAAATGATGTGGAAAGGAAGACATTGCCGGAAGTAATCTTTATAAAGTCGGGCTACGAGCATCTTAAAATCGCCGTTGCGGATATATTTTATATCCAATCCGAAGCGGACTATACCGAAATTTACACCTCTGAAAAAAAGCATCTGACCTCCCATTCCTTAAGGTATTGGTTGCAGACCCTACCTTCGGATCAGTTTGCCCAGGTACATAAATCCTATATTGTTAACACACGGCAAATTTCAAAGGTTTCTGGCAAGCGTATCATTTTTGACAAAGATACCTATGTGCCTATTGGGCGTGCCTTTAAGGAAGATTTTGTAGAGCGCTACCTGAAGTAA